CATTCAGTATGGCATCTTCATCTATTTCCTTCTCATGACGTATCACTGCTGCCACCTGGTCATATTCCCTCATCTGCTGACGGAGATTTGTGATCTTGTCAATCCATTCATCGTAAACGGATGCCATACTAAGATAATACAGGGCATGGCCTAATGGCACCAGGTCGTAGATGTAGTAGTCATATCCACCTTTCACCACGATATCCACAACTTCATCAAAGATAGCGCTCTCCTCCATGGCAGGCTCTGCAGCCGCTGCCTGGATATAGCTTTCTATCTCTTCTGGAATCTTATCCATTCTATACATATCAAGGATCTTCTGTCTGATCTCCTGTTGATATTCCTTGACACGATGGTCTGCATCAATCTCCTGTGCATAGAGATTCGGCATAATCTCTGTCGGTCCCTTTCCAAAGATGTCCCTCTTAAATATGTCGCTTAAGGATGCCTGTGGGTCGACAGAAAATACCAGGACGCGTTTTCCCTGTTTTGCCAGATAGTAAGCTGTAGCTGCGGAAAAGGTAGTCTTTCCAAGACCTCCCTTGCCGCCAAACATTATATAATGCCGATCCGGATATTGGTCAAATATTTTTGCGAGAGAAATATCAATCACCCCTTTCTATAATAAGTGAAAATCTAAGGATTCCAGGGGTCAAGTGATTTTTGCTCGAACCCTGGAACTCTCGAATCCTCGAACCCTTTTTCATGCTAACGCATCGGTTAAATCTTTTTCCCGGAGCATCCTCCGCTTCCAGGTGGAGATTTGTGGAACTACATAAGGCAATAGCCTTAATGAATAGTACGGT
The window above is part of the Pseudomonadota bacterium genome. Proteins encoded here:
- a CDS encoding TRC40/GET3/ArsA family transport-energizing ATPase, which gives rise to MIDISLAKIFDQYPDRHYIMFGGKGGLGKTTFSAATAYYLAKQGKRVLVFSVDPQASLSDIFKRDIFGKGPTEIMPNLYAQEIDADHRVKEYQQEIRQKILDMYRMDKIPEEIESYIQAAAAEPAMEESAIFDEVVDIVVKGGYDYYIYDLVPLGHALYYLSMASVYDEWIDKITNLRQQMREYDQVAAVIRHEKEIDEDAILNELLYIKERINKSSGILTDKEKTAFFFVVTAEEMVINDTVKAAELFAKFDVPMSGYIVNRVLSQELKGQHIPEYLKNRLTMQEHYLQVINDTFKNQILAYVPEMERDVTGLQMIENLAKRMF